In a genomic window of Ipomoea triloba cultivar NCNSP0323 chromosome 3, ASM357664v1:
- the LOC116013124 gene encoding uncharacterized protein LOC116013124, whose product MDALPQANPQPNRQPNPRLMKDFGRPQVGGSPSCIVLTDAARNYELKTVHYNQLPSFHGSASEDALTFIRDFYGIVQHFPLNDLTEDALRMRCFPYTLKDAAKTWFMTLTPGSLRTWPEVYNKFIGKFYSHAKTAELRRKIVTFSQAEGEPFYEAWERFNMLLIQCAHHGYPLELQNQTFYDGLTQTSQSMVDNAAGGAMGEKTTEETLALYEMLGANSQQKSVRGRTPGMYEVNSNAGLEIQVSELAKQVKSMYSMMSMKQNNASMVDEDIHNFEQANAMNSFNLHNFEQANAMNSFNQRNFEQANAMNSFNQRPRNDANAMNSFNQRPRNDPYSMNSFNQRPRNDPQQEANNQRFQMQQEANDQRFQRTETSVAKTEASLARNEASMRKLEVQVGQIAEALQGHVPGKLPSQPEEAKVMTVLRSGRVIENVVKENTTSKQVEIVENLNVDNDANKDEPKLHKSNDPYVPLL is encoded by the exons ATGGATGCACTTCCTCAAGCCAACCCTCAACCAAACCGTCAACCCAACCCTAGGCTAATGAAAGACTTCGGTAGGCCCCAAGTAGGAGGTTCACCCTCTTGTATAGTGCTTACTGATGCAGCCAGGAACTATGAGCTAAAGACGGTCCATTACAACCAGCTGCCGTCTTTTCACGGTTCAGCAAGCGAAGATGCCCTTACCTTTATCAGGGATTTCTACGGGATAGTCCAACACTTCCCGTTGAATGACTTGACCGAGGATGCACTAAGGATGAGGTGTTTCCCATACACCTTGAAAGATGCAGCAAAAACATGGTTCATGACTCTTACACCTGGATCCCTTCGGACATGGCCGGAGGTGTATAATAAGTTTATTGGTAAGTTCTATTCCCATGCGAAAACTGCTGaattgagaagaaaaattgTGACCTTTTCGCAAGCTGAAGGCGAACCATTCTATGAGGCATGGGAAAGGTTCAACATGTTGCTCATTCAATGCGCCCACCATGGCTACCCATTGGAGCTTCAAAATCAAACTTTCTATGATGGTTTGACTCAAACCAGCCAATCAATGGTTGACAATGCGGCTGGAGGTGCCATGGGAGAAAAAACTACGGAGGAAACCTTAGCATTGTATGAAATGCTAGGGGCAAACTCCCAACAAAAGAGCGTCAGGGGACGGACGCCAGGTATGTATGAAGTTAATTCAAATGCTGGGTTGGAAATTCAAGTGTCTGAGTTAGCTAAACAAGTGAAAAGCATGTATTCTATGATGAGTATGAAGCAAAACAATGCGTCTATGGTGGACGAAgatattcataattttgaacAGGCCAATGCTATGAATAGTTTCAATCTTCATAATTTTGAACAGGCCAATGCTATGAATAGTTTCAATCAAAGGAATTTTGAACAGGCCAATGCTATGAATAGTTTCAATCAAAGGCCTAGAAATGACGCCAATGCTATGAATAGTTTCAATCAAAGGCCTAGAAATGACCCGTATTCTATGAATAGTTTCAATCAAAGGCCTAGAAATGACCc ACAGCAAGAAGCAAATAACCAGCGGTTCCAAATGCAACAAGAAGCAAACGATCAACGGTTCCAACGAACAGAGACATCAGTTGCTAAAACTGAGGCTTCACTTGCCAGAAATGAAGCTTCCATGAGAAAGTTGGAAGTCCAAGTGGGGCAAATTGCCGAAGCTCTACAAGGCCATGTGCCAGGTAAGTTGCCTAGCCAACCTGAAGAAGCTAAGGTTATGACTGTGTTAAGAAGTGGTAGAgttattgaaaatgttgttaaagAAAATACCACTTCTAAACAAGTtgaaatagttgaaaatttgaatgttgataatgatgctaATAAGGATGAACCCAAATTGCATAAATCTAATGATCCTTATGTGCCCCTGttatga